The proteins below come from a single Verrucomicrobiia bacterium genomic window:
- a CDS encoding pectinesterase family protein: MNRLRVITHPVRSKLVAVPGTWLLVLALLAAAGNSQAANPTWTNTTSDVWQSPTAWDTAPAFPAPGDTVNFTNPATYSVALNSDVSDLTTLFFDNTVGTQILTLNLGTNSLTVVGNGTSPGPFYVGGQAGGATAIVYLVSSTGAGKGLFVTNSSNNSKFVIGRNNPGRLFVTNGNVTANNLALGSSTAGIGVLVLSGSNTFWSNSGSIGMGNSSTSYGCTLVVSNSASMTCGGAFKLGFGITASSGVVLLDSGGRLFTTAAGTAVGGTPVSTNNTATIQGGSVWDNGGKDFTVGSATFATNNTLVIGTGSSVSNNSVVVISAGNSLNLQGGVLQTSGTVTNSGTIKGFGSIAGNTIVPSGGLLAPGNGTAVGQIAFSNNLTLASGSKTLLKLDKSQGASNDSVSFFGTTTYGGTLTVTNVGPTLTGGDTFQVFAAGAFATDFAITNLPPLSPSVSWDTSQMHSQGVISVVFLPVPPGIVNLTNQAVNIGASVTISATVTGIPTPTLQWQENGTNIANTSSTVSIPNAQTGDSGTYCLIASNVAGVVTNCMTLTVSSNDVPPTITGPTDQSVILGHTGTFSAAVSGIPTPTVQWLENGTNIVGATSNPLVLTNVQYSQNGFLYSVVASNRAGVATSSNATLFVLLPPTISAQPQNTVATNLQSASLSVTASGVPAPIYQWYKNSIIISSVGNPTATNATFTIGSVAPTDAGTYSVVVSNVAGVATSSNATLTVYSPMAATTQPTNGSTGICYDTPLYLNFTQLPVLKKVGQIRIYNMTNSVTPVDTIDLTANFDNPNVANSATNIAQNIQARAIAGDTFNTFPVIITGNTAAIYPHLDVLNPNQTYYVTVDAGCFTDTNGANYAGISGTNAWRFSTKPTGPANPTNLVVAADNSGDFLTVQGAVDSLPANNTTHTLINIRNGTYREIVNVHSKNNITFRGQSRLGTLVGYPNNANVAPGATTHLRMAFKVNANDIALENLNLVNMTPKGGSQAEALMLETAIRRFIFFNCEVDSFQDTILGNTSGTQAYFQDNLIQGDVDYIWGGMNAFFTNCELRTRTSPANLIQPRTDATSNGMSFVNCQLTRTSNTVTSIGLARALGFGDGNVIYANCQIDASGFAGWNAQDLIDNPNLRWWEYNNSNLTSTASVTFNGTQLTNGDPRVTLALSATNWLYGWVPQLAPNITNQPVSLVVTTGQAAAFSVGATGIPYPAYQWLKAGTNLVTATSATLSFANAQAGDAGTYSVIVSNVAGTLASTNVTLIVIGPPTASFTASPTNGVEPLVVTFTDTSSGSPLSISWNLGDSTSTNTGGGASFGHAYTAGVYTVTLIASNTAGLGSVTQSNLITVITAFQSWQQQYFGCTNCPQAAASADPDGDGQNNQAEFLAGTDPTNGASGFRILSTVRQGNDIAIIWTAAGGRTNAVQATTGGVGGSYATNFADVSGPVVLPGSGSVTTNYVDSGGASNGPVRYYRVRLVP; this comes from the coding sequence ATGAATCGCTTGCGAGTGATTACCCACCCTGTCCGTAGCAAACTGGTCGCAGTTCCCGGGACATGGCTGCTGGTTCTGGCCTTGCTTGCAGCCGCGGGCAACAGCCAGGCGGCCAATCCGACCTGGACCAATACTACCAGCGACGTCTGGCAAAGCCCCACCGCCTGGGATACCGCTCCGGCTTTTCCGGCCCCAGGCGACACAGTGAACTTCACGAACCCTGCCACCTATTCGGTGGCGCTCAATAGCGATGTTTCGGACCTGACTACCCTTTTCTTTGACAACACAGTAGGCACGCAAATCCTCACGCTAAACCTGGGTACGAACTCCCTCACTGTGGTTGGCAACGGAACCAGCCCCGGTCCATTTTACGTGGGTGGACAGGCCGGTGGCGCCACGGCGATTGTTTACCTGGTTTCTTCCACCGGTGCCGGGAAAGGGTTGTTCGTGACGAATAGCAGCAACAACTCGAAGTTCGTCATCGGCCGCAACAATCCGGGCCGGTTGTTCGTTACGAACGGCAATGTGACGGCGAACAACCTTGCCCTGGGTAGCTCCACCGCAGGAATCGGCGTCCTCGTACTCAGCGGTTCCAATACCTTTTGGAGCAATAGCGGAAGCATTGGGATGGGTAACTCCTCCACCAGCTACGGTTGTACGCTGGTAGTATCGAATTCGGCTTCAATGACCTGTGGCGGAGCGTTCAAGCTTGGATTTGGCATCACGGCCAGTTCGGGAGTGGTTCTCTTGGACAGCGGCGGCCGGCTGTTCACGACCGCTGCGGGCACGGCCGTTGGTGGCACCCCGGTTTCAACGAACAACACGGCGACGATCCAGGGTGGCAGCGTCTGGGACAACGGCGGTAAAGATTTCACGGTCGGTTCCGCGACGTTTGCCACGAACAATACCCTGGTGATCGGGACTGGTTCATCGGTCAGCAACAACAGTGTCGTGGTCATCAGCGCGGGGAACTCACTGAACCTGCAGGGCGGCGTCCTCCAGACCTCGGGAACCGTCACGAATTCGGGTACGATCAAAGGTTTTGGCAGCATCGCGGGGAACACCATAGTCCCCAGCGGTGGACTACTGGCCCCTGGCAATGGCACGGCGGTAGGACAGATCGCCTTTTCCAACAACCTGACGCTTGCCAGTGGGTCGAAGACACTCCTCAAGCTCGATAAGAGCCAGGGCGCAAGCAATGATTCCGTGAGTTTCTTCGGCACTACGACTTATGGCGGGACATTGACGGTGACCAACGTCGGTCCGACACTGACCGGCGGCGATACCTTCCAGGTTTTTGCCGCGGGCGCTTTCGCGACCGACTTTGCGATTACCAACCTCCCGCCGCTGAGTCCCTCGGTCAGTTGGGATACCTCGCAGATGCATTCCCAGGGCGTCATCTCCGTGGTGTTCCTGCCCGTGCCGCCGGGGATCGTGAACCTGACGAACCAAGCGGTGAACATCGGCGCAAGCGTCACGATTAGCGCGACGGTTACGGGCATCCCCACGCCTACGCTGCAATGGCAGGAGAACGGGACGAATATCGCCAACACATCGTCCACAGTCTCCATCCCCAACGCGCAAACCGGTGACAGCGGGACCTACTGCCTGATCGCCAGTAACGTCGCCGGCGTCGTGACCAACTGCATGACCCTGACCGTATCGTCGAACGATGTTCCACCGACGATTACCGGTCCGACGGACCAATCGGTCATCCTCGGTCACACGGGCACGTTCAGCGCTGCCGTCAGCGGCATTCCGACGCCGACGGTACAGTGGTTGGAGAACGGGACGAACATTGTTGGCGCAACAAGCAACCCGCTGGTGTTGACGAATGTGCAGTATTCGCAAAATGGATTCCTGTATTCCGTGGTCGCAAGCAACAGGGCCGGGGTAGCCACGAGTAGCAACGCAACTTTGTTCGTTCTCTTGCCGCCGACGATTTCCGCGCAACCACAAAACACGGTCGCGACAAATCTGCAAAGCGCATCTTTGTCCGTCACGGCCAGTGGAGTGCCTGCCCCGATTTATCAGTGGTACAAGAACAGCATTATCATCTCGAGCGTCGGCAATCCCACGGCTACAAACGCCACATTTACCATCGGCTCGGTCGCGCCGACTGATGCCGGCACATATTCCGTCGTGGTTTCCAATGTCGCGGGGGTGGCGACCAGCAGCAATGCGACACTAACCGTCTATTCCCCGATGGCTGCCACCACGCAGCCGACCAATGGCTCGACGGGCATCTGCTATGACACGCCGCTCTACCTGAATTTTACCCAGTTACCGGTACTCAAGAAGGTCGGCCAGATTCGCATTTACAACATGACCAACAGCGTCACGCCAGTGGACACCATCGATCTGACAGCAAACTTTGATAACCCCAACGTCGCCAACAGCGCGACGAACATCGCGCAGAATATTCAGGCGCGCGCCATTGCTGGTGATACCTTCAACACATTCCCGGTCATTATCACGGGTAACACCGCGGCGATCTACCCACATCTGGATGTGCTGAATCCGAACCAGACGTACTATGTCACGGTGGATGCCGGCTGCTTCACCGACACCAATGGCGCCAATTATGCCGGCATCAGCGGCACCAACGCGTGGCGATTCTCCACCAAGCCGACCGGCCCGGCCAATCCGACCAATCTGGTAGTGGCTGCCGATAACAGCGGGGACTTCCTCACAGTACAAGGCGCGGTGGACTCGCTGCCCGCCAACAATACCACGCATACGCTGATCAACATTCGCAACGGCACTTACCGCGAAATCGTCAACGTGCATTCAAAAAACAACATTACCTTCCGCGGCCAAAGTCGCCTGGGCACCCTCGTTGGCTACCCCAACAACGCCAACGTGGCCCCTGGCGCTACCACCCATCTCCGCATGGCGTTCAAGGTGAACGCCAACGACATTGCGCTGGAGAATCTCAACCTCGTCAACATGACTCCCAAAGGCGGTTCGCAAGCAGAGGCGCTGATGCTCGAAACCGCGATCAGGCGCTTCATTTTCTTCAATTGCGAAGTGGACAGTTTCCAGGACACGATCCTCGGCAACACCAGCGGCACCCAGGCTTATTTCCAGGATAACCTGATCCAAGGCGACGTAGACTACATCTGGGGCGGCATGAACGCGTTCTTCACCAATTGCGAGTTGCGAACACGAACGTCTCCGGCCAATCTCATCCAGCCGCGGACCGACGCGACCAGCAACGGCATGTCTTTCGTGAACTGCCAACTGACGAGGACCAGTAACACCGTCACCAGCATCGGACTGGCCCGGGCACTCGGCTTTGGGGATGGGAATGTAATTTATGCCAACTGTCAGATTGACGCCAGTGGATTTGCCGGTTGGAACGCGCAGGATCTCATCGACAATCCGAATCTTCGTTGGTGGGAATACAACAATAGCAACCTGACCAGCACCGCGTCGGTTACTTTCAACGGCACGCAGTTGACCAACGGTGACCCACGGGTGACGCTTGCCTTGAGCGCCACGAACTGGCTGTACGGGTGGGTGCCACAATTGGCCCCCAACATTACGAACCAGCCTGTTTCGCTCGTCGTGACCACCGGTCAGGCCGCGGCCTTCAGCGTGGGTGCCACCGGTATTCCTTATCCGGCCTATCAATGGCTCAAGGCCGGCACCAACCTGGTCACCGCTACGAGCGCCACGCTGTCCTTTGCGAACGCCCAGGCCGGCGATGCAGGAACCTATTCCGTGATCGTGTCGAATGTCGCCGGCACACTCGCCAGCACAAATGTAACGCTGATCGTCATAGGGCCGCCAACAGCAAGCTTTACCGCCAGTCCGACCAATGGCGTGGAACCGTTGGTGGTGACCTTCACAGACACTTCCAGCGGGTCGCCGCTCAGCATATCGTGGAATCTGGGCGACAGTACCTCCACCAACACGGGCGGTGGCGCGAGCTTTGGGCATGCCTACACGGCCGGCGTCTATACCGTGACGTTGATCGCGAGCAACACGGCGGGACTCGGCAGTGTGACACAGTCGAATTTGATTACGGTGATCACAGCCTTCCAGTCGTGGCAACAACAATACTTCGGGTGTACGAACTGCCCGCAGGCTGCCGCTTCCGCTGATCCGGACGGTGACGGCCAGAACAACCAGGCTGAGTTCCTCGCGGGGACGGACCCCACCAACGGCGCTTCCGGTTTCCGTATCCTCTCGACAGTCCGCCAAGGGAACGACATTGCGATCATTTGGACGGCCGCTGGCGGGCGAACCAACGCTGTGCAGGCGACGACCGGCGGTGTCGGCGGAAGCTACGCCACCAACTTCGCCGACGTCAGTGGGCCGGTCGTTCTGCCGGGTAGCGGAAGTGTGACGACCAACTATGTCGATAGCGGTGGGGCCAGCAATGGCCCCGTCCGTTACTACCGCGTGCGGCTGGTGCCATAG